The following are encoded in a window of Kogia breviceps isolate mKogBre1 chromosome 12, mKogBre1 haplotype 1, whole genome shotgun sequence genomic DNA:
- the REP15 gene encoding LOW QUALITY PROTEIN: rab15 effector protein (The sequence of the model RefSeq protein was modified relative to this genomic sequence to represent the inferred CDS: deleted 1 base in 1 codon; substituted 1 base at 1 genomic stop codon), with protein sequence MLADQLALKDGKEVLGICEVVGGAIGRAAQKLKEYLGFEDTLSNLCPAPNTLNEIFLIHFVTFCHEKGIDSWLTTTKMTKHQTLLFGEDWIRTFWGSDKQIRLQLAVQTLQMSSLPPVESEPCDPSNPESRAEGSFSNRSRFDKLEEFCNLIGEDCLGLFIIFGVPGXPEDIRHTVVLDSIKRETVRGHLLGGTAVARFILETEDCVSIRELLGNCLSKQDGLREVGKVHISIL encoded by the exons ATGTTAGCAGAT CAGTTGGCTCTGAAGGACGGCAAAGAGGTTCTCGGCATCTGTGAGGTGGTCGGTGGAGCTATAGGCCGTGCAGCCCAGAAACTGAAGGAGTATCTTGGATTTGAAGACACGCTGAGCAATCTATGCCCAGCTCCAAACACTCTCAATGAGATCTTCTTAATCCACTTCGTCACTTTCTGCCATGAAAAAGGCATTGACAGCTGGCTTACTACCACCAAGATGACCAAACACCAAACCTTACTGTTCGGGGAGGACTGGATTCGGACCTTTTGGGGATCCGATAAGCAAATAAGGCTCCAGCTGGCGGTACAGACTCTACAGATGTCTTCTCTTCCTCCCGTGGAATCTGAGCCTTGTGACCCCTCCAATCCAGAATCCAGGGCAGAGGGGTCTTTCAGCAATAGAAGTAGGTTTGATAAGCTGGAGGAATTCTGTAACTTGATAGGAGAGGATTGTCTGGGCCTGTTTATCATCTTTGGTGTGCCAGGATAGCCTGAAGACATCAGACATACTGTTGTCCTGGACAGTATCAAACGT GAGACTGTGAGGGGCCATCTGCTGGGAGGGACGGCGGTGGCACGATTCATCCTGGAAACTGAAGATTGTGTCTCCATCAGGGAACTGCTTGGAAACTGTCTGAGTAAGCAAGACGGGCTGAGAGAGGTGGGCAAGGTTCATATTAGCATCCTCTGA